The Sulfolobales archaeon genome includes the window GATTATTTAAAATACGCTTTGAGTAGTGTTTTTAATCAAAGTCTAGATAAGAGTTTATATGAGGTAATTTTGACTAAGAAGGAAGAGGATAAAGAGATTGATGATTATGCTAGAAAAAACGGTGCTAAGATAATTTATGATGAAACTTCGCGCTTAGGTGAAAGAATTTATAGCGCTATGCAAGAGTCTAAGGGTGATATTATAACCTTCCTAGAAGATGATGATATGTATAATGAGAATAGGTTAAAGATAGTTTATAATGCTTTTAAAGATAGGAAAATAGGAGGATTTAGAAATGCGGTTATTCTAATAGATAAATTAGGTAATAAAATTAAAGAGGAAGAAATAAAGGAGGATGAAATACTCAACCCTAAAACATACAATCATCGTAAACATTTCATGCCATTCGTTAATAATTCTTCTATAGCCTTGAGGAGGGACTTAATAGATCCTGACCTAAAATCTATAGAGCTGATGATCGACGTTTACTTCGCCTTCATCTCAATTTGTAATAAACTTTATGAAGGCCTCTATAACGTGAAGGATAAGCTAACGTTTTATAGAATTCATCCTCATAATGTAAGTAATCCATCAACCTTATCACAACGAGTATCATTTAACAGTAGGCACATGCACGAGTCTGAATTAATTTTTAATAAGTTTAAGGAATGTAGTAAAGAAGTGAAAAAAAGCCTTGAATTTTATAGGATTAATGACAAGCTAAACTATTATAGATTATATTTACTTTTAAATGGGAAGAGTCCACCAGATATGGATTTCACATTAGGCGAAAAACTTCAATTATTAACTATACCTACCAGATTACCATTTAAGTTTAAATTAGCTATAGCACTTACTGGACTTGTATTGTTTTTACCTAAGCCAATACGAGATAGGATTATTGCGTATAGGACAAAAAAGATTTTTAACATAAAATAATGTAAAAATATTGCTTATATCCTAATTTATTTAGTTATAACATACTATCATTCCATACTCTAATAATTCTCTCCTAGTAGATATTCATTATCAACTTCTCGCATCAACATAAACTATCATTATACTTAAAATTGGCCTTAGATTCCCTTAGTCTAGGCAAATTACTATCCTTATCAGAGAGTATAGGATAATTAGTTGGCCATTTGACATTTATTTCATCATCATTCCATACTATCCCAGAATCATGATCCTTAGAAAACTCCTTAGTAACCATGTAAACTACATGAGAATCTTCTAATGCATAGAAACCATGAGCAAAACCAGCTGGAATCCATAATAATTTACCTGGCGTTAATTCAACACCAACCCACTTTTTATAAGTAGGAGAGCCCACCCTTAAATCAACTGCAACATCAAATATCTTACCAGATATTACAGTAACTAATTTACCTTGAGCGTAGGGATTTAATTGAAAATGTAAACCCCTCAAAACTCCCTTTTTAGAAAAAGAATGATTAATCTGTGGGAAATTGCAAGGAACGTAATTTTTAAAATCGCTTTCCTTGTATAATTCCTCAAAATACCCTCTATTGTCTGGAAATTGCTTAGAAATTATTAAAACAACTTCAGGTATTTCCAACCTTTTGAATTCAAATGGCATATCTAAATCACTTTAAGACAAATTAAAAATCATTTAGGTAAGCAGTTTATCTAATCTTTGGCTTTTAAACGTTAAGACTTATTATTTCACTCTTTAGGATCTTTAATGCTTCAATTAAATTCAATGGCCTATTTATCTTTAACATGTTTTTAGCCTTCTCCACATTTAACGAAGAATTTTTAGGTCTTTTAGCCTTCCACTTAATCTCACTCGTAGTTGTTGGAATTATGAGTCCTTTATTCAATCCAAAAACCTCAGCTAATTTAACTGAAAATTCATACCTACTTATTTGAGAATCGTCAGTTAAATGAATGATAAAATTATAATGCGTATTACTTTCTATTAACTCTTTTAACATTAAAGCGAAACTAGTATTTAGAGTAGGTGAAGTTATCTGATCAATTAATACGCTAACCTTCTCGTTATTTTTTAACTTCTTAATAAGCCATAGGGCGAAATTATCTTTCCCACTAGCTGGATTACTACCATAAGGAGTACTAGTTCTAGCAATAATAAAAGAGCTTGAATTTTTCATCACCTCTCTTTCACCTTGAAGTTTAG containing:
- a CDS encoding glycosyltransferase, encoding MISVIVTEYNKRDYLKYALSSVFNQSLDKSLYEVILTKKEEDKEIDDYARKNGAKIIYDETSRLGERIYSAMQESKGDIITFLEDDDMYNENRLKIVYNAFKDRKIGGFRNAVILIDKLGNKIKEEEIKEDEILNPKTYNHRKHFMPFVNNSSIALRRDLIDPDLKSIELMIDVYFAFISICNKLYEGLYNVKDKLTFYRIHPHNVSNPSTLSQRVSFNSRHMHESELIFNKFKECSKEVKKSLEFYRINDKLNYYRLYLLLNGKSPPDMDFTLGEKLQLLTIPTRLPFKFKLAIALTGLVLFLPKPIRDRIIAYRTKKIFNIK
- the rfbC gene encoding dTDP-4-dehydrorhamnose 3,5-epimerase, with protein sequence MPFEFKRLEIPEVVLIISKQFPDNRGYFEELYKESDFKNYVPCNFPQINHSFSKKGVLRGLHFQLNPYAQGKLVTVISGKIFDVAVDLRVGSPTYKKWVGVELTPGKLLWIPAGFAHGFYALEDSHVVYMVTKEFSKDHDSGIVWNDDEINVKWPTNYPILSDKDSNLPRLRESKANFKYNDSLC
- the rfbD gene encoding dTDP-4-dehydrorhamnose reductase, which codes for MRILLTGAGGLLGKKILQIFSTSHEVIGVYNTSKPEGNYVIADLSKLDNVRKIISEIKPDVVIHTAALTNVDKCEEDKELAKLLNVDVTREIAKSSNQYGSLLVYVSTDYVFDGVKGNYREEDEPNPINFYGLTKLQGEREVMKNSSSFIIARTSTPYGSNPASGKDNFALWLIKKLKNNEKVSVLIDQITSPTLNTSFALMLKELIESNTHYNFIIHLTDDSQISRYEFSVKLAEVFGLNKGLIIPTTTSEIKWKAKRPKNSSLNVEKAKNMLKINRPLNLIEALKILKSEIISLNV